A stretch of Primulina tabacum isolate GXHZ01 chromosome 13, ASM2559414v2, whole genome shotgun sequence DNA encodes these proteins:
- the LOC142523437 gene encoding uncharacterized protein LOC142523437: protein MQRSALCATEGQRNTHVKLTVWRTIPFLEDEQVSGAYNYLGVYTCLWFPNNKVGLVIGKGGETIKNMQARTGARIQFAGCIKNQYYTQCQYDKVRSEWIEFVYSYVGA from the exons ATGCAGCGGTCTGCACTGTGTGCGACTGAAG GACAAAGAAACACTCATGTAAAGTTGACTGTGTGGAGGACAATTCCATTTTTAGAAGATGAACAGGTTTCTGGAGCATACAACTATTTAGGTGTTTATACGTGTTTATGGTTCCCCAACAACAAG GTGGGTCTTGTTATTGGCAAAGGAGGTGAAACCATTAAGAACATGCAAGCAAGGACTGGCGCTCGCATTCAG tttgcagGATGCATCAAGAACCAATATTACACCCAATGTCAATATGACAAGGTTAGAAGTGAATGGATTGAATTTGTTTACTCCTATGTAGGTGCTTAA